Proteins encoded within one genomic window of Candidatus Hepatoplasma crinochetorum Av:
- the era gene encoding GTPase Era translates to MEEKKSGFVTIIGKPNVGKSTLINKIIDRKVSIATHRKNTTRNQIRGIYNRENVQIVFIDTPGFLSEYKTKLNLEMQKRIKESLIGVDIILFLIPFWEKFDDDYLRKITLLNLGTEKNFPKKYCIITKIDLIKGDEGNELKELVQAIFQLNYFDKIIPISGLKNLNIDLLIEEIKSDLTDNIFHYSEKDFKGGSDQFYIQEIIREKILLYLNEEIPHNIFVQLKNISIKNKLISIEADIIVNRESLKRIVIGKEGIKIKQIGENARKEIEKYFENKKVFLNLIVKVKKDWENKDSIIKGI, encoded by the coding sequence ATGGAAGAAAAAAAATCCGGATTTGTTACAATTATTGGAAAACCAAATGTTGGTAAATCAACTTTAATTAATAAAATTATTGATCGTAAAGTTTCAATTGCAACACATCGCAAAAATACAACAAGAAATCAAATTAGAGGAATTTATAATCGCGAGAATGTTCAAATTGTTTTTATAGATACACCAGGATTTTTAAGTGAATATAAAACAAAATTAAATTTAGAAATGCAAAAAAGAATTAAAGAATCATTAATAGGTGTAGACATTATATTGTTTTTAATTCCATTTTGAGAAAAATTTGATGATGATTATTTAAGAAAAATTACATTATTAAATTTAGGAACAGAAAAAAATTTTCCAAAAAAATATTGTATTATTACAAAAATAGATTTAATTAAAGGTGATGAAGGGAATGAACTTAAGGAATTAGTACAAGCAATATTTCAACTTAATTACTTTGACAAAATAATTCCGATTTCTGGACTTAAAAATCTTAATATTGATTTACTTATAGAAGAAATTAAAAGTGATTTAACCGATAACATTTTTCATTATAGTGAGAAAGATTTTAAAGGTGGATCTGATCAATTTTATATTCAAGAAATAATCAGGGAAAAAATTCTTCTTTATTTAAATGAAGAAATTCCTCATAATATTTTTGTTCAATTAAAAAATATTAGTATTAAAAATAAATTAATTTCAATTGAAGCTGATATTATTGTAAATCGTGAATCACTTAAAAGAATTGTGATTGGAAAAGAGGGGATAAAAATTAAACAAATAGGTGAAAATGCAAGAAAAGAGATTGAAAAATATTTTGAAAATAAAAAAGTATTTTTGAATTTAAT
- a CDS encoding diacylglycerol kinase family protein — MINWFKRLYRKFNNALHGFWVIIKEENSLWVHFFVSFIVIVFGVIFELSTVEWAIIITMIGLVIGFEIFNTAIEYLVDVVSFEYNVKAKKIKDVAAMATLFITLIAIIVGLIIFIPAIQESFSDDSTPQNMQAVYYLLLKK; from the coding sequence ACGTCTTTATCGTAAATTTAATAATGCCCTACATGGATTTTGAGTAATAATTAAAGAAGAAAATTCTTTATGAGTTCATTTTTTTGTTTCATTTATAGTGATAGTTTTTGGTGTTATTTTTGAATTATCTACAGTTGAATGAGCAATTATTATTACAATGATTGGACTTGTAATTGGATTTGAAATTTTTAATACAGCAATTGAATATTTGGTTGATGTTGTTTCTTTTGAATATAATGTAAAGGCAAAAAAAATAAAAGATGTAGCAGCAATGGCGACACTTTTTATAACTTTAATTGCAATTATTGTTGGTTTAATAATATTTATTCCTGCAATTCAAGAGAGTTTTAGTGATGATTCAACACCGCAAAATATGCAGGCAGTATATTATCTTTTATTAAAAAAATAA